The following proteins are co-located in the Myroides profundi genome:
- a CDS encoding lysophospholipid acyltransferase family protein — translation MQYIYNSIGFLLSKVFHYRFSVSLQNIARAFPCASYQEIAYYHKYFYRNLSRVLVETLFSKRQLLYLTQGTKEDLEEIKKENRNIILLLGHYGNWELIRQLPLSTDIPIQALYKPLKSKYWNHRIKNRREKNGIRLIPSQNALRILLKEKDTINMTVFISDQFPGKNKGIEVQFLNQKTHVYTGAEQIARKLNAYVIYGEISPFGNKKWQLSISTICQEARETKEGFISTHFTEELETSIRKDPSLWLWSHKRWK, via the coding sequence ATGCAATACATTTATAATTCTATTGGATTTCTCTTAAGTAAAGTATTCCATTATAGATTCAGTGTTTCACTTCAGAATATAGCTAGAGCTTTTCCCTGTGCTTCTTATCAAGAGATTGCATATTATCATAAATACTTTTATAGAAATCTCAGTCGTGTACTAGTTGAAACGCTATTTTCTAAAAGACAATTACTATATCTAACACAAGGAACTAAAGAGGATTTAGAAGAAATCAAAAAAGAAAATAGAAATATAATATTACTCCTTGGTCATTATGGGAATTGGGAATTGATAAGACAATTACCTCTATCTACTGATATACCAATCCAAGCGCTCTATAAACCTCTTAAAAGCAAATACTGGAATCATAGAATAAAAAATAGAAGAGAAAAGAATGGCATTCGTCTTATTCCATCACAAAATGCTTTGCGTATATTACTTAAAGAGAAAGATACAATAAATATGACTGTCTTTATTTCAGATCAGTTTCCTGGAAAGAATAAAGGCATAGAAGTCCAATTTCTAAATCAAAAAACTCATGTGTACACTGGTGCAGAACAAATAGCCAGAAAGCTTAATGCCTATGTAATCTATGGTGAAATATCACCTTTTGGCAATAAAAAATGGCAACTATCTATAAGTACCATTTGTCAAGAAGCTAGAGAAACAAAAGAAGGTTTTATCTCTACTCACTTTACTGAAGAATTAGAAACAAGTATTCGAAAAGATCCATCATTATGGTTATGGTCTCATAAACGATGGAAATAA
- the pncA gene encoding bifunctional nicotinamidase/pyrazinamidase, translating to MKALLVVDLQYDFLPGGSLAVKDGDKIIPIINTIQEQFDLIIATQDWHPSNHKSFASQHLANDLFDLINLNGIPQVLWPDHCVQGTKGAEFTAEWDTTKVAAIFRKGMNVEVDSYSGFYDNDHQYSTGLLGFLKDKQVTELYVCGLAAEFCVYFSAKDAQEAGIKTFFLNFATKPITEDGLSQAIKEMESLGITILNNQLALN from the coding sequence ATGAAAGCATTATTAGTAGTAGACTTACAATATGATTTTTTGCCAGGAGGTAGTTTAGCAGTAAAGGATGGTGATAAAATTATTCCGATTATTAATACAATTCAAGAGCAATTTGATTTAATTATAGCAACTCAAGACTGGCATCCAAGTAACCATAAGAGCTTTGCTAGCCAACATCTAGCCAACGATTTATTTGATTTAATCAATCTAAACGGAATACCACAGGTACTTTGGCCAGATCACTGTGTACAAGGAACGAAAGGAGCCGAGTTTACTGCTGAATGGGATACTACTAAAGTAGCTGCTATTTTTAGAAAAGGAATGAATGTAGAAGTCGATTCATACAGTGGCTTTTATGACAATGATCACCAATATAGCACAGGTCTTTTAGGCTTCTTAAAAGATAAGCAAGTAACAGAGTTATACGTATGTGGATTAGCTGCTGAATTTTGCGTTTATTTTAGCGCCAAAGATGCACAAGAAGCAGGTATCAAAACATTCTTTCTGAATTTTGCTACTAAACCTATTACTGAAGACGGTTTGTCTCAAGCAATAAAAGAAATGGAATCCTTGGGAATTACTATCCTAAATAATCAACTAGCGCTTAATTAA
- the bshB1 gene encoding bacillithiol biosynthesis deacetylase BshB1 — MKLDILAFGAHPDDVELGCGATIAKEVSLGKKVGIIDLTQGELGTRGSAEIRKVEATNAAAILGVSARENLKFRDGFFINDEKHQLEIIKMIRKYRPEIVLCNAIDDRHIDHGKGSKLVSDACFLSGLRKIETSLDGEEQEAWRPKVVYHYIQWKNIEPDFVVDVTGFMDQKVDSVMAYSTQFFDQNSKEPSTPITSKNFLDSITYRAQDLGRLINKDFAEGFTVERYLAVNTLEDLI, encoded by the coding sequence ATGAAATTAGATATATTAGCGTTTGGAGCTCATCCAGACGATGTAGAATTAGGATGTGGTGCAACTATAGCAAAAGAAGTTTCTCTAGGGAAAAAAGTAGGAATTATTGATCTTACTCAAGGAGAATTAGGAACTAGAGGTTCTGCAGAGATTAGAAAAGTAGAAGCTACTAATGCTGCTGCTATATTAGGGGTGTCTGCAAGAGAGAATTTAAAGTTTAGAGATGGATTCTTTATCAATGATGAAAAGCATCAATTAGAGATCATTAAAATGATTCGTAAGTATCGTCCAGAGATAGTATTGTGTAATGCTATTGACGATAGACATATCGATCATGGAAAAGGGAGTAAACTAGTATCTGATGCTTGTTTCCTTTCAGGATTGAGAAAGATTGAAACTAGCTTAGACGGAGAAGAACAAGAGGCATGGAGACCTAAGGTTGTGTATCATTATATTCAATGGAAAAACATAGAGCCAGACTTTGTTGTAGATGTAACTGGCTTCATGGATCAGAAAGTTGATTCTGTAATGGCATATAGCACGCAATTCTTTGATCAAAATTCTAAAGAACCGAGTACTCCAATCACGTCAAAAAACTTCTTAGATAGCATAACTTATCGTGCGCAGGACCTAGGAAGACTAATAAATAAAGATTTTGCTGAAGGTTTTACAGTTGAAAGGTATTTAGCAGTCAATACTTTAGAAGATTTGATATAA
- a CDS encoding chorismate-binding protein — MYLFKCLAKQYADQKPFAVYRKPNSKTIVGLFQKTYALHKVETFEEQGFVFAPFAEGTRFYIPLAESAIIKEAQQDIAFDLPEVVLNYDDQKAKEDFEDLVKRCVNAIKDKQFGKVVPSRKENVPYQVEDLGQLFNKLCNIYPTAFCSLVYHPEIGLWMGATPETLLSIKDNTLKTMALAGTQVNHGQEVVEWGMKEQEEQLFVTDFITETLKPFVQNISTSEPYSKRAAKVMHICTDITATLNDDSLKPIVEALHPTPAVCGMPKDVARDFLVREEGYYRAYYAGYLGELNCNVEQENTDETNLFVNLRCMNIEEDSVNLYIGCGVTIDSDPSSEFIETVNKSSTMKQVFI; from the coding sequence ATGTATTTATTTAAATGCTTAGCAAAGCAGTACGCTGATCAAAAGCCTTTTGCTGTCTATCGCAAACCAAATTCTAAAACAATAGTAGGGTTATTTCAAAAAACGTATGCTCTTCATAAGGTAGAAACATTTGAAGAACAAGGTTTTGTATTTGCACCTTTTGCTGAAGGAACACGATTTTATATTCCATTAGCAGAGTCTGCTATTATAAAAGAAGCACAACAAGATATTGCTTTTGACCTTCCTGAAGTTGTACTTAATTATGATGATCAGAAAGCTAAAGAGGACTTTGAAGATCTTGTAAAGCGTTGTGTAAATGCTATTAAAGATAAACAATTCGGAAAAGTAGTTCCATCTCGAAAGGAAAATGTTCCTTATCAAGTAGAGGATTTAGGGCAGTTATTCAATAAATTGTGTAATATTTATCCAACTGCATTTTGTTCTTTAGTATATCATCCGGAAATAGGATTGTGGATGGGAGCAACGCCAGAAACACTACTATCTATAAAGGACAATACTTTAAAAACAATGGCTCTAGCAGGTACACAAGTAAATCATGGGCAAGAAGTAGTAGAGTGGGGGATGAAGGAACAGGAAGAACAATTGTTTGTAACTGATTTTATTACAGAAACTTTAAAGCCCTTCGTACAAAATATTTCAACTTCGGAACCTTACTCTAAACGTGCGGCTAAAGTGATGCATATTTGTACAGATATTACAGCTACATTAAATGATGATAGTCTTAAACCAATAGTTGAAGCACTTCATCCTACTCCTGCTGTTTGTGGGATGCCCAAGGATGTTGCACGAGACTTTTTGGTTAGAGAAGAAGGATATTATAGAGCGTATTATGCTGGTTATTTAGGAGAATTAAATTGCAATGTAGAACAAGAAAATACTGATGAAACGAATCTATTTGTAAATTTGCGTTGTATGAATATAGAAGAGGATAGTGTTAATCTATATATTGGTTGTGGAGTAACTATAGATAGTGATCCATCAAGTGAATTTATAGAAACAGTAAATAAGTCTTCTACCATGAAGCAAGTATTTATATAA
- a CDS encoding PaaI family thioesterase, producing the protein MKDFNKEELLAMYAKVCKNTLMETLEIEYIDAGPDFLVAKMPVNPRVHQPMGLLHGGASVALAESLGSGASLMLIDPSKQEIRGIEISANHVKSKRSGYVIGTARLLHRGRTLHLWEIRITDENDVLVSICKITNIVIDK; encoded by the coding sequence ATGAAAGACTTTAATAAAGAAGAGTTATTAGCCATGTATGCTAAGGTGTGTAAGAATACACTGATGGAAACATTAGAAATAGAATATATAGATGCAGGACCTGACTTCTTAGTAGCAAAAATGCCTGTTAATCCAAGGGTACACCAACCTATGGGACTCTTACATGGAGGGGCCTCTGTAGCTTTAGCAGAAAGTTTAGGTAGCGGAGCTTCTTTAATGTTAATCGATCCTAGTAAGCAAGAGATAAGAGGGATTGAGATTTCTGCTAATCACGTTAAGAGTAAGCGTTCTGGCTATGTAATCGGAACAGCTAGATTATTACACAGAGGACGCACACTGCACTTATGGGAAATAAGAATAACAGATGAGAATGATGTATTGGTATCTATCTGTAAGATTACAAATATCGTTATCGATAAATAA
- a CDS encoding L-threonylcarbamoyladenylate synthase gives MEDIQQEVFNAYEVIKNGGIILYPTDTVWGIGCDANNPEAIKKIYALKKRAESKSMIVLVNERIFHRVFNSPPAVTWDILDCSEKPTTLILDNPKYVAKEVVSADNSLGVRIVEEPFCFRLIEKMKSPLVSTSANISGEPSPANFSEISKEIIEGVDYVVNLRQKDTKPAKPSTIIKLKDNSLVTIIRK, from the coding sequence ATGGAAGATATCCAACAAGAAGTTTTCAATGCATACGAAGTCATCAAAAATGGCGGAATTATATTATACCCTACTGATACTGTATGGGGAATAGGATGTGATGCAAATAACCCTGAAGCTATCAAAAAAATATATGCACTTAAGAAACGTGCAGAATCAAAAAGTATGATTGTCTTAGTAAATGAGAGAATATTCCACAGAGTATTCAATTCTCCACCAGCTGTGACGTGGGATATCTTAGACTGCAGTGAGAAACCTACTACTTTAATCTTAGACAACCCTAAGTATGTAGCTAAAGAAGTAGTATCAGCTGATAACTCTTTAGGAGTTCGTATTGTAGAAGAACCTTTTTGCTTTAGATTAATTGAAAAAATGAAATCACCTTTGGTTTCTACTTCAGCTAATATTAGTGGAGAACCTTCTCCTGCTAACTTTAGCGAAATTAGTAAAGAGATTATCGAGGGAGTTGATTATGTAGTTAACCTACGTCAAAAGGATACAAAGCCTGCAAAACCTTCTACAATTATTAAATTAAAAGATAATAGCCTAGTTACTATCATTAGAAAATAG
- a CDS encoding CCA tRNA nucleotidyltransferase yields the protein MTETPIYKEAITHPIFDYISKAAESLNVDSYVIGGFVRDFLLKRDSKKDIDIVAVGSGIELALKVSELLPNKPKVQVFKNYGTAMLRYDDIDIEFVGARKESYHFDSRKPVVEDGTLEDDQNRRDFTINALAISLKKETYGELVDPFNGVADLANKIIRTPLDPDITYSDDPLRMMRAIRFATQLDFMIEQNSLDSITANHKRLEIISGERIVDELNKILMSKKPSKGFLLLYKTGLLDLILPELTALNQVEEIEGHTHKNNFYHSLEVVDNICPNTDDLWLRWSALLHDIGKAPTKRFSKKQGWTFHGHEFLGGKMVKKIFMRLHMPLNQKMKFVQKMVIMSSRPIVLAQKEVTDSAVRRLVFDAGENVEDLMILCEADITTKNPSKFKKYHNNFKIVRDKIVEVEERDHVRNFQPPITGEEIMAIYDLKPCREIGMIKEAIKEAILEGVIPNEYDAAFEFMKAKASKMGLEIVNK from the coding sequence ATGACTGAAACCCCAATATATAAAGAAGCCATTACACATCCTATATTTGACTATATCTCTAAAGCAGCAGAAAGTTTAAATGTAGATAGCTATGTAATTGGTGGATTTGTAAGAGATTTTTTATTAAAAAGAGATTCTAAAAAAGATATTGATATCGTTGCTGTAGGTAGTGGTATCGAATTAGCTTTAAAAGTATCTGAATTACTTCCTAACAAACCTAAAGTACAAGTTTTTAAAAACTACGGGACGGCAATGTTGCGTTATGATGACATTGATATTGAGTTTGTTGGAGCAAGAAAAGAGTCATATCACTTCGACAGTAGAAAGCCTGTTGTAGAAGATGGTACATTAGAAGACGACCAGAATAGACGTGACTTTACTATCAATGCCTTAGCAATATCTCTTAAGAAAGAAACTTATGGAGAGTTAGTAGACCCTTTTAATGGGGTTGCTGATTTAGCTAATAAAATTATTCGCACTCCTCTAGATCCAGATATTACGTATTCTGATGATCCATTGCGTATGATGAGAGCCATTCGCTTTGCAACTCAACTAGATTTTATGATAGAACAAAATTCTCTTGATTCTATCACTGCTAATCACAAGAGATTAGAGATTATCTCTGGAGAGCGTATCGTAGATGAGCTAAATAAGATATTAATGTCTAAAAAGCCTTCTAAAGGATTCTTATTACTTTATAAAACAGGTTTACTTGATTTAATTTTACCTGAGCTTACTGCTCTTAACCAAGTAGAAGAAATAGAAGGACATACACATAAAAATAACTTTTATCACTCTCTAGAAGTAGTAGATAATATCTGCCCTAATACAGATGACTTATGGCTTAGATGGTCTGCCTTACTTCACGATATTGGAAAAGCTCCTACTAAGCGCTTTTCTAAAAAACAGGGATGGACATTCCATGGACATGAATTCCTTGGTGGTAAAATGGTAAAAAAGATCTTTATGAGATTACATATGCCATTAAACCAGAAGATGAAATTCGTACAGAAAATGGTCATCATGAGTTCAAGACCTATTGTTCTTGCTCAAAAAGAAGTAACTGACTCAGCTGTAAGAAGATTAGTATTCGATGCAGGGGAAAATGTAGAAGATTTAATGATTCTATGTGAAGCTGATATTACTACTAAAAACCCTTCTAAGTTTAAGAAATATCACAACAACTTTAAAATAGTTAGAGATAAAATAGTTGAAGTGGAAGAACGCGATCACGTACGTAACTTTCAACCTCCTATTACTGGAGAAGAGATTATGGCGATTTATGACCTTAAACCATGTCGAGAAATCGGTATGATTAAAGAAGCTATCAAAGAGGCTATTTTAGAAGGTGTTATTCCTAATGAATACGATGCGGCTTTTGAATTCATGAAAGCTAAAGCGTCTAAAATGGGACTTGAAATTGTAAATAAATAA
- a CDS encoding COX15/CtaA family protein, with translation MRNYFLPLAKVSLVLVYLVIFAGAAVRMTGSGMGCPDWPKCFGYYIPPTEEQTITWEPNREYEKGQMIIHDQSLWRAKETFTTTDTYNESHWDKYTRHDYAEFNAKHTWTEYVNRLCGALAGLACLAMAIASFSFWRDRKGLVLASWLVVFLMGFQAWLGATVVYSVLNPIKITVHMVMALVIVAIIIGIIKSAKKETEIKKYNGTFRSLLVVSLIFTLVQVVLGTQVREFIDEQVQAGIGNEYLWLNNPTVEFYIHRSFSFIVMFLNMYLFYINRRSNLGFDKMKWVMVLLILEIFTGIMMYYVHFPFGTQAAHLVLASILFGVQFQLILEARRCYHCGKSNLD, from the coding sequence ATGAGAAACTATTTTTTGCCATTAGCTAAAGTATCTCTTGTACTAGTTTATCTAGTAATCTTTGCAGGTGCAGCAGTAAGAATGACAGGCTCAGGAATGGGATGTCCGGATTGGCCAAAGTGTTTTGGATATTACATCCCTCCTACAGAAGAACAAACTATCACGTGGGAACCGAATAGAGAATACGAAAAAGGACAAATGATCATACATGATCAAAGTCTGTGGAGAGCAAAAGAAACTTTTACAACCACAGATACCTATAATGAAAGTCATTGGGATAAATATACTCGTCATGATTATGCTGAGTTTAATGCTAAACACACTTGGACCGAATATGTAAATAGACTTTGTGGTGCATTAGCAGGATTAGCTTGTCTAGCAATGGCTATAGCTTCATTTTCTTTCTGGAGAGACCGCAAAGGTTTAGTATTAGCGTCTTGGTTAGTTGTATTCTTAATGGGATTCCAAGCTTGGTTAGGTGCTACTGTAGTATACTCAGTACTAAACCCTATCAAGATTACAGTACACATGGTAATGGCTTTAGTTATTGTTGCTATTATTATCGGAATCATTAAAAGTGCTAAAAAAGAAACTGAAATTAAAAAGTACAACGGTACATTTAGAAGTTTATTGGTAGTTTCTCTTATTTTCACGCTTGTACAAGTAGTTTTAGGAACACAGGTACGTGAATTTATTGACGAACAGGTACAAGCAGGTATAGGGAATGAATATTTATGGTTAAATAATCCTACTGTAGAATTCTATATCCACCGTAGTTTCTCTTTCATAGTAATGTTTTTGAATATGTATCTGTTTTATATTAACAGAAGATCTAATTTAGGTTTCGATAAGATGAAATGGGTAATGGTACTATTAATTCTAGAGATATTCACTGGTATTATGATGTATTACGTTCATTTCCCATTCGGAACTCAAGCAGCTCACCTAGTATTAGCGTCTATCCTTTTTGGAGTTCAATTCCAATTAATTTTAGAAGCAAGAAGATGTTATCACTGTGGTAAAAGTAATCTAGACTAA
- a CDS encoding alpha/beta hydrolase family protein, with the protein MTKDLIKEEVLIEGTVRPFLSDSSYPRLGSSLPLVIFCHGYKGFKDWGAWNKAMDYIAETGCYVVKFNFSLNGTTIDKPSEFDDLEAFGDNTYSQEQRDLTSVIEYYKTKPEVDKENIYLIGHSRGGGTVILQGYYNPDVKGVITWAGVSDYRKRFPKGDRFEEWKAKGVFYSENGRTKQQMPHYFTFWEDYEQNETVLNVQKAAQNLKKPTLIVQGTNDPAVPLKEAQLLHQWISNSLLDVVDEADHVFGSRHPYTEETLPNHLEHVAKVTSQFIQRNSY; encoded by the coding sequence ATGACTAAAGACTTAATAAAAGAAGAAGTATTAATAGAAGGAACTGTCCGTCCTTTTCTTTCAGACAGTAGCTATCCTAGATTAGGTAGTTCATTACCACTGGTAATTTTCTGTCACGGATATAAGGGGTTTAAAGATTGGGGGGCATGGAATAAAGCCATGGATTATATTGCAGAGACAGGATGTTATGTGGTTAAATTTAATTTCTCATTAAATGGTACAACCATAGATAAGCCTTCTGAATTTGATGATCTAGAAGCTTTTGGGGACAATACTTACTCTCAAGAACAACGCGATCTGACAAGTGTGATAGAATATTATAAAACAAAGCCGGAAGTAGATAAAGAGAATATTTATCTAATAGGACATAGTAGAGGAGGAGGAACTGTTATTCTGCAAGGTTATTATAATCCAGATGTAAAAGGGGTTATTACCTGGGCAGGAGTATCAGATTACAGAAAGAGATTTCCTAAAGGAGATCGATTTGAAGAATGGAAAGCAAAAGGAGTCTTTTATAGTGAAAACGGTAGAACAAAACAGCAAATGCCACACTACTTTACTTTTTGGGAAGATTATGAACAAAATGAAACAGTCTTAAACGTACAGAAAGCTGCTCAAAATTTAAAGAAACCTACTTTAATAGTACAGGGGACTAATGATCCTGCAGTACCGTTAAAAGAAGCTCAATTACTACATCAATGGATATCTAATTCTCTTTTGGATGTAGTAGACGAGGCAGATCATGTATTTGGTTCTAGACACCCTTATACAGAAGAAACATTGCCTAATCATTTAGAGCATGTCGCTAAAGTTACAAGTCAATTTATTCAACGAAATAGTTATTGA